ATAAATATCCGCGTCAATGAGTCCTACTTTTTTTCCTAGTCGAGCGAGAGCGACAGCTAAATTGACCGATACTGTCGATTTCCCTACGCCACCTTTACCTGACGCGATGGAAATGAACTTCACTTTATTCATCGGAGAAAGAAGATCTTGCGCTTCTGATTCTGAAGCTTTTCCTCGGAACTGTTCTAGCACTTCAGGAGGATGTTCTTCAAAACGAATCCCTACAGATGCTGCCCCTGCGTTTTTTAACACTTCTACCACTTTCATCTGTAGTTGCATTTGTTCTGCGGTGTTTGTTTTTGCAATCGCAATTTTCACACTCACATGATTTTTATCTTCTTTAATCGATATTTCTTTCAACGCCTTTGTTTCTTCTAACGTTCTATGTAAAAATGGATCTTCTAATGATCCAACTAGCTCTTTTACTTGTTGTTCATTTACCAACTGAAACACTCCTTTATATGCGACTAACGTCCTCTAGTATACCATACAAGGAGTGCTCGTTTGTTAAAAGCGTTTTGACTCGACGTAGTTTTCTATTCCTCTCGCAATTGCCTCCGCCATTTTCTCCTGGTACTCTCTTTGCACTAAGAGCGCACGTTCTTCGTCATTGCTAATGAAACCCGTTTCCACTAACACAGCAGGCACTTCCGCTTTTTTTAATAAATACACTTGCTTAATCGCCAATGCCTCTCGATCGGTATTTTCCATCTCTGCCCGAATCGCAGCTTGAATCGATTTAGCAACATCACCGCTTCTCGCATCTCCTTCTTTGTGATAGAAAACTTGTGCCCCACGCCATTTGGATTGAGGAACAGCATTCACATGGACACTTACAAATAGCGTCGCCTTTTGTTCCTTCACCATCTCAGAGCGAAGTCGTAGATCGGCTAACTTGCGCGCACGTACTCTCGTCTCTTCTGCGTTCCCTTTTTCGGATAATGCATCTCCTTCTGTAGTACGGGTCATGACGACCTTT
The Paenisporosarcina cavernae genome window above contains:
- a CDS encoding N-acetylmuramoyl-L-alanine amidase, which encodes MKKYIAIGTLFVLCALFTIYETQASDRSFFLPDALGDQVIVLDPGHGGMDGGASHGEVIEKDINLALGKALQKELEDRGAKVVMTRTTEGDALSEKGNAEETRVRARKLADLRLRSEMVKEQKATLFVSVHVNAVPQSKWRGAQVFYHKEGDARSGDVAKSIQAAIRAEMENTDREALAIKQVYLLKKAEVPAVLVETGFISNDEERALLVQREYQEKMAEAIARGIENYVESKRF